A part of Setaria viridis chromosome 8, Setaria_viridis_v4.0, whole genome shotgun sequence genomic DNA contains:
- the LOC117866194 gene encoding lichenase-2: MARQGAASSMFATALLLRIIASIPQSVDSIGVCYGMSGSDLPPASTVISMYKSNGIKAIRIYAPDKAALQALSGTNIRVLVGAPNDVLSNLTDAKAAAAWVRDNIEAYPSVSFGYIAVGNEVAGKAADLLAPAMENVHSALDAAGLGHIKVTTSVSQAIVVFNQPSGGNFTKEAQGFMGPVLKFLARTGAPLMANIYPYFTYAYNTAGMDVDYALFTAPGTVVKDGKYNYQNLFDATVDAFYEAMAKLGVSDVPVLVSETGWPSGGGKAATPENAKIYNQNLIEHIRKGTPRHPEPIKTYVFSMFNENQKDKGVEQNWGLFYPNMKPVYAISLSTSAAPAPAPSPDSVEE; this comes from the exons ATGGCAAGGCAAGGTGCAGCTTCAAGCATGTTTGCCACGGCATTACTCCTCCGAATCATTGCTTCCATCCCCCAAA GCGTGGATTCCATCGGGGTGTGCTACGGCATGAGCGGCAGTGACCTACCGCCGGCGAGCACCGTCATCAGCATGTACAAATCCAACGGCATCAAGGCAATTCGGATATATGCGCCCGACAAGGCGGCGCTCCAGGCCTTGTCTGGCACCAACATCCGTGTCCTCGTGGGCGCGCCCAACGATGTGCTGTCCAACCTCACCGACGcgaaagccgccgccgcctgggtcCGCGATAACATCGAAGCCTACCCCTCGGTCTCGTTCGGCTACATCGCCGTCGGCAACGAGGTGGCTGGCAAAGCGGCGGACCTTCTTGCTCCAGCCATGGAGAATGTCCATTCTGCGCTCGACGCAGCTGGTCTTGGCCACATCAAGGTCACCACGTCGGTGTCGCAGGCCATAGTGGTGTTCAACCAGCCCTCCGGTGGCAATTTCACCAAGGAGGCGCAGGGGTTCATGGGCCCGGTCCTGAAGTTCCTGGCACGTACTGGCGCACCGCTCATGGCCAACATCTACCCGTACTTCACCTACGCCTACAACACGGCCGGCATGGACGTCGACTACGCACTCTTCACAGCTCCAGGAACCGTGGTGAAGGACGGCAAGTACAATTACCAGAACCTCTTTGATGCAACCGTCGACGCCTTCTATGAGGCGATGGCGAAGCTCGGTGTGTCCGATGTACCTGTCCTGGTGTCGGAGACCGGGTGGCCCTCCGGTGGTGGCAAGGCGGCGACACCGGAGAACGCAAAAATCTACAACCAAAACCTGATCGAGCACATAAGAAAGGGCACGCCACGGCACCCGGAGCCAATCAAGACGTATGTCTTCTCCATGTTCAATGAGAACCAGAAGGACAAGGGCGTGGAGCAGAATTGGGGTCTCTTCTACCCAAACATGAAGCCCGTCTACGCAATCAGCTTAAGCACgtctgctgctcctgctcctgctccatcTCCTGATTCTGTGGAAGAGTGA
- the LOC140223624 gene encoding U2 small nuclear ribonucleoprotein B''-like — MLSSDIPPNQTIYLNNLNEKVKKEELKRSLYALCSQYGRILDVVALKTQKLRGQAWVVFSEITAATNAFRGLQDFDFYGKKMVLHVHFS; from the exons ATGTTGTCCAGCGACATCCCCCCGAACCAGACCATCTACCTCAACAACCTCAACGAGAAGGTCAAGAAAGAAG AGTTGAAGAGGTCACTTTATGCCCTGTGCTCACAGTATGGAAGGATACTGGATGTGGTGGCCTTGAAAACTCAAAAACTGAGGGGGCAAGCATGGGTTGTGTTTAGTGAAATTACAGCTGCTACCAATGCTTTCCGAGGATTGCAAGACTTTGATTTCTACGGCAAAAAAATGGTATTGCACGTTCATTTTAGTTGA
- the LOC117834302 gene encoding uncharacterized protein gives MENPANIVTDEDYSTKTKVIHDLQSIKQPTNMKEDIPYSMGTATKDGEEPNESIIDDEPYDDDGVVYEEDTDEEGNIFSGQAEWEDIEVQINENESTVPEHSNINDPYDLVYSNIPDNTHKLKPVENCKYCDAKKFHHEPEGLCCRKGQIKLANLETPHQLMRLWTSNDSDAIHFRKNIRFFNGHFSFTSLYCHLDRDTTTMRNSGIYTFRAHGQIYHNIRSFGKDGSDPKHLELYFYDDDPSLEHRYRYCRKEMYEQDKHVLLIITNTLRNNPYSEQFRTLGQEENIEEYRVMLNLDQRLDQRTYNAPITSEVAAVWVEGNERRNTFDRNVILHGNNNEIQGIRSYAGCYDPLSYPLFFPRGELGWHADIPKVGITTEDVKKARANKNNKNNDPDSSGRLWVTMREYYCYKFHVRPNIFNPILYGGRLFQQFAVDTYIKIESSRLDFIWNHQKEIRADLYQGLLDSIHAGQDRGDAVGKRTVLSSSFIGGPRDKMRRYLDAMALVRKYGKPDIFLTMTCNPNWEEITNELEVGQTPQDRPDLVVRVFRAKLEEMKKELLEKHMLGKVKAYTYVVEFQKRGTTCYEDLRTVDGQILPSFREAAEKRGLIEADNTLDDCLTEAELFRMPSSLRRLFATILVFCEPHDIRALWNNHIEAMSEDYRRNCKNAKMVEQMVLINIREMLQSMGKDIRSFPLPEINEQNDTKDNTPREITEEANIEVDPDDMELPKHLNDEQKAAYNEILTAIDRDEGGLFFVDGPGGTGKTFLYRALLATVRGQGKIALATATSGVAASIMPGGRTAHSRFKIPLRIDDGAICSFTKQSGTAKLLQTASLIIWDEASMTKRQAIEALDKSMRDIMDIPNLPFGGKTVVFGGDFRQVLPVVRKGTRSQIVDASLRKSELWNCMRHMKLVRNMRAQNDPWFAEYLLRIGNGTEETNDKGEIRLPKNICIPRTMDDSGLDRLIDSVYQMNSACLEDPNYITSRAILSTRNDCVDRINLKMIERFQGEEMVYHSFDSVEDDPHNYYPPEFLNTLTPNGLPPHMLKLKINCPIILLRNIDPANGLCNGTRLVVRGFQKNAIDAEIVLGQHYGTRVFLPRIPLCPSDDEMFPFRFKRKQFPGYKLQQVDRPNSRKIVEE, from the exons ATGGAGAACCCTGCAAATATCGTAACAGATGAAGACTATTCTACAAAGACCAAAGTCATACATGATCTGCAATCTATAAAACAGCCAACAAACATGAAGGAAG ATATCCCCTATTCAATGGGCACAGCAACCAAGGATGGAGAAGAACCAAATGAATCAATCATTGATGATGAACCATATG ATGACGATGGAGTTGTATATGAAGAagacaccgatgaagagggtaacATATTTTCTGGTCAAG CAGAATGGGAAGATATAGAGGTACAAATAAATGAAAATGAGTCAACCGTTCCAGAACATTCAAACATCAATGATCCATATGACCTCGTCTATAGTAACATACCAGACAACACACACAAGCTGAAACCTGTTGAAAATTGCAAATATTGCGATGCAAAGAAATTTCACCATGAACCTGAAGGCCTATGCTGTCGAAAAGgacaaataaaacttgcaaatcTTGAGACACCACATCAGCTCATGAGACTATGGACAAGCAATGACTCTGATGCAATACATTTTCGAAAGAATATAAGGTTTTTCAATGGCCACTTCTCATTTACTTCTCTATACTGTCACCTCGATAGAGATACAACTACAATGAGAAATAGCGGTATTTACACCTTCCGAGCACATGGTCAAATCTATCACAACATACGGTCATTTGGAAAAGATGGTTCAGATCCTAAGCATCTAGAACTCTACTTCTATGATGATGATCCAAGCCTAGAGCATCGTTACCGCTATTGCCGCAAGGAAATGTATGAGCAAGACAAACATGTATTACTCATTATAACCAATACTCTACGCAACAATCCATACTCTGAACAATTTAGGACTTTGGGACAGGAAGAAAACATTGAGGAGTACAGAGTGATGTTGAACCTTGACCAAAGATTGGACCAAAGGACATACAACGCACCAATCACATCAGAGGTAGCTGCAGTTTGGGTTGAAGGAAATGAACGAAGGAATACTTTTGACAGAAATGTAATACTACATGGAAACAACAACGAAATACAAGGAATCCGATCATACGCTGGATGCTACGATCCATTGTCTTATCCTCTGTTCTTTCCAAGAGGTGAATTGGGATGGCATGCCGATATCCCAAAGGTTGGAATTACTACAGAAGATGTAAAGAAAGCTCGTGCtaataaaaataacaaaaacaatGACCCAG ATTCAAGTGGTAGATTGTGGGTAACCATGAGAGAATACTACTGCTATAAATTTCATGTGCGACCAAACATATTTAACCCAATACTATACGGCGGACGACTTTTCCAACAATTCGCCGTGGATACATACATCAAAATTGAGAGCTCACGACTGGACTTCATATGGAATCATCAAAAAGAGATAAGGGCGGATCTATACCAAGGCCTTCTAGATAGCATTCATGCAGGACAAGACAGGGGAGATGCGGTCGGAAAACGGACAGTGCTTTCGTCATCATTTATTGGGGGTCCTCGAGACAAGATGCGTCGGTACCTAGACGCCATGGCTTTAGTCAGAAAATATGGGAAACCGGACATATTCCTCACGATGACATGCAATCCCAACTGGGAAGAGATCACGAATGAACTTGAGGTTGGTCAAACACCACAAGATCGCCCTGATCTTGTTGTTCGTGTTTTCAGAGCAAAACTAGAAGAAATGAAAAAGGAGTTGTTAGAAAAGCACATGCTAGGCAAGGTGAAGGCCTATACCTATGTTGTAGAGTTCCAAAAGAGAG GCACAACCTGCTACGAAGACCTACGAACAGTTGATGGCCAAATATTGCCATCATTTCGTGAAGCTGCAGAGAAAAGGGGCCTCATTGAGGCAGACAACACGTTAGATGATTGCCTGACGGAAGCAGAGTTATTTCGGATGCCTTCCTCGCTGCGAAGGCTATTTGCAACGATTCTTGTGTTTTGtgagccccacgacatccgtgcactaTGGAACAATCACATCGAGGCAATGTCGGAAGACTATCGACGAAACTGCAAAAATGCAAAAATGGTAGAACAGATGGTATTAATCAATATTAGAGAAATGTTGCAATCGATGGGAAAAGACATACGATCTTTTCCTCTTCCAGAGATAAACGAGCAAAATGACACAAAAGACAATACACCTAGGGAGATCACCGAGGAAGCCAACATCGAGGTGGACCCTGATGACATGGAATTGCCTAAACACCTAAATGACGAGCAAAAGGCCGCCTACAATGAAATTCTAACAGCAATTGATAGAGATGAAGGAGGGCTATTCTTCGTAGATGGACCGGGAGGAACTGGGAAAACTTTTCTATACAGGGCATTGCTTGCAACAGTCCGTGGACAAGGAAAAATAGCTTTAGCAACAGCAACCTCTGGTGTCGCTGCTTCAATAATGCCCGGAGGAAGGACAGCGCACTCAAGGTTCAAAATACCATTAAGGATAGATGATGGGGCTATTTGTTCATTCACAAAACAAAGTGGGACAGCCAAGCTACTTCAAACAGCATCGCTAATCATTTGGGACGAAGCATCGATGACTAAGAGGCAAGCAATAGAGGCACTGGACAAAAGCATGCGTGACATAATGGATATACCAAATCTTCCATTCGGTGGGAAAACAGTGGTATTTGGGGGAGATTTTAGACAAGTTCTGCCGGTTGTACGAAAGGGTACAAGATCACAAATAGTAGATGCCTCACTACGCAAATCTGAACTCTGGAATTGCATGCGTCACATGAAGCTTGTGCGCAACATGAGGGCTCAAAATGATCCATGGTTTGCAGAATACCTATTGCGCATCGGCAATGGCACTGAGGAGACAAACGATAAAGGCGAGATACGTCTGCCAAAAAATATATGTATTCCACGCACAATGGATGATTCAGGACTTGATAGACTCATCGACAGCGTCTATCAAATGAACAGTGCTTGCCTGGAGGATCCAAATTACATCACGTCAAGAGCCATTTTATCCACGCGTAATGACTGTGTAGACCGCATAAATCTGAAAATGATTGAACGATTCCAAGGAGAAGAGATGGTCTATCACAGCTTCGATAGTGTAGAAGATGACCCACATAACTACTATCCCCCGGAATTCCTAAACACACTAACCCCAAATGGACTACCACCACATATGCTGAAGCTCAAGATTAACTGTCCAATAATACTACTCAGAAATATCGACCCAGCTAATGGACTATGCAATGGCACAAGATTGGTGGTACGAGGATTCCAGAAAAATGCAATCGATGCAGAGATTGTGCTAGGACAACATTATGGGACACGAGTTTTCTTGCCCCGAATCCCGCTGTGCCCctctgatgatgagatgttCCCATTCCGTTTCAAGAGGAAACAATTTCCT GGATATAAGCTTCAACAAGTTGACAGGCCAAATTCCAGAAAAATTGTGGAGGAATGA